The DNA window GGATACGTGCTGCGATCGATATGCAGAGTGATCTTGCTGGCAGCAGCATCCACGGTATAAGTGCCAAAGCTGCAACTGCTGCTCAGTTGTGCTTCCTTGTACTCGTCGAATGTCCCCTTCTCACGATCCTTACTGGCAAACTTCGTTCGCACATTCCGAAACACATCAATCATGAAATGGCCATCGGCAGTAAACACTGCCATACCGTGCGGCCCGGCGCCATAGTCAGAAACACGCGTTCCGTTCGGCAGCAACTTATCCGCCGCAATCAGTTGCCAACTACCAACAAATGGGTTCGCTGCCTTCTCCTGCGCTTGCATAGTGCACACACCCAACATCACAACAGCAATAAACGAGACATACTTATTCATCATCTTCATAAGTCACCTACTTCAGTCTTACGGCTACTAAGTCAACTTCCACCAAAGCACCGCGCACCCCGGCAGGCAGTACCACCTGCAACGTAGTACGTGCAGGCTTATTCGGATACTCCTTGGTGCCAAAGATCTCCGTATACCCTGCCGTCATTCCGGCAACGTCCATCTTGCCGTCCTTTGCAGGATCGCCACCCAGAAACATGCGCACCATGGCCACATTGCGCAATGTCAGCTTCTGCGTTTCAAGAAACTTTTCCAGGTCTTTGAAAATGCTGACGGTCTGCGACGTGGTATCAGGATGAGACTTAATATCCGGGTCAAGCCATCCACTCACATACAACGTGTTCCCAACCCAGACAGCACCGGAAATCGGAAGAGTGGCATTGGTCGGATTTTGGGTCGCGGGAAGAGGAACTTCTTTCATCATTTGCGCAAACGCTGGAAGAGAACCTGCCAGCACGATCGGAACAAGAAGCAGACGACGGATCTTCATGCAGTCAAACCTAGTCGTAGGAACGCCATCGCACAATTTGATTCTTCTCACCCGTAACGTGAGCAGCGCTTATGTCTTCTTCACAATGCGCACATGTTCGGGATAGGCCAGCCCCGCAAGAATGCCCTGTGTCGCCGTGGCCAGTAGGGAATGCAAAGCATCCACCGCTGGTATCTCCGCCGCGTGCGGACCGCGATGCAGTGCAACAGGAAAGCCGGGCAGCACAGGCAAACGGTGCAGTGACTTATTCGCCGTAAGTGCAGACGGCAACTGCATCGCAGTCCGCGCTGTAATCCCAAGCCCTCCCTGCAGTGCCGCCCACAGTCCATCCAGACTCGGACTGGTCGCGGCAATACGGTACGGGATGCCAGCGCTTTCCAGGTGCTGCACTGCCGCCTTGCGAAAAGCGCACTGCGGCCCCAGCAACGCCAGCGGAAGCGAAGCCTCCTGCATACGAAAGCTCCGACTCGCAATCCACAACACCGGCAATTCGCCCAGCAGCAACGCATCCTTACGATCGGCAAATCCAATCGTCAGCGCCACATCAAGCTGCCCTTTGTCCAACGCTTCAATCAGCGCCCCGTTGCCCTCAATGCGCAGTTCCACCTGCGTCCGCGGATACAACGTTGTGAACTGACGAAGAGCATCCGGCAACACCGACGCAAAATCCTGAGGAGCGCCAATGCGAACCGTGCCCGCCAGCGTTACACCCTGCATCGTCTGCAACAGGTCATCGTTCAGTGCCAGCATTCTTCGTGCATATCCCAACGCCGTCTGTCCGGCCTCAGTCAGTTTCGACGCCCGTCCCTGCTTGCGAAACAGCGGCGTCCCCAGTTCTTCCTGAAGACGTTTCATCTGCAGGCTGATCGCCGAAGGTGTCCGCCCAAGCCGTTCCGCAGCCTGGGAAAAACCGCCCACGTCATGCGTTATAACCAGCGTCCGTAATGTATCCAGGTCAAGATTGCGCAGAAGCATCGTGCGTTGAGGCTACACCCATGACTGTTTTATTTCGCTGAGAAACTCGTCGCAGCAGGTCGTAGCGATTTCGAGTTCTGCTTCAACAACGGAGCCAGCACTTCGTACTGATCCGTAGCAATGAAGTTCACACCCGCGGCAATGGCGCCTTTCATGCGCAACATCCCTGCGTCCAGCGATCCGAAGTTATAACCCTGTCCCCACCCGTTTTTCTCGTTCGGCTCTG is part of the Terriglobus sp. RCC_193 genome and encodes:
- a CDS encoding lipocalin-like domain-containing protein; its protein translation is MKMMNKYVSFIAVVMLGVCTMQAQEKAANPFVGSWQLIAADKLLPNGTRVSDYGAGPHGMAVFTADGHFMIDVFRNVRTKFASKDREKGTFDEYKEAQLSSSCSFGTYTVDAAASKITLHIDRSTYPNTDDTTQVREYEVEDDTLSWKVAPRPDGSIPITVVRRIAP
- a CDS encoding Rid family hydrolase; its protein translation is MKIRRLLLVPIVLAGSLPAFAQMMKEVPLPATQNPTNATLPISGAVWVGNTLYVSGWLDPDIKSHPDTTSQTVSIFKDLEKFLETQKLTLRNVAMVRMFLGGDPAKDGKMDVAGMTAGYTEIFGTKEYPNKPARTTLQVVLPAGVRGALVEVDLVAVRLK
- a CDS encoding LysR substrate-binding domain-containing protein; translated protein: MLLRNLDLDTLRTLVITHDVGGFSQAAERLGRTPSAISLQMKRLQEELGTPLFRKQGRASKLTEAGQTALGYARRMLALNDDLLQTMQGVTLAGTVRIGAPQDFASVLPDALRQFTTLYPRTQVELRIEGNGALIEALDKGQLDVALTIGFADRKDALLLGELPVLWIASRSFRMQEASLPLALLGPQCAFRKAAVQHLESAGIPYRIAATSPSLDGLWAALQGGLGITARTAMQLPSALTANKSLHRLPVLPGFPVALHRGPHAAEIPAVDALHSLLATATQGILAGLAYPEHVRIVKKT